The following is a genomic window from Chlorocebus sabaeus isolate Y175 chromosome 24, mChlSab1.0.hap1, whole genome shotgun sequence.
ACTCAGACCACAGTGGGAGCCCCCGAAGGGTTTCATGTGAGTCCCGAAACCAAGGTTTGGAGGCTTGGCCTGGTTCTCGTTTATCTTTTCCAGACAGCATTTAGGCCAATAGGGTCTTTGGAAGGAGGCAGCCCCAAAGCCCTCAAGCCTGAGGGCAGGGTCTCAAACCAGCAATCTTGCTTTTCCCACACGCAGCTGCACCTTTCCTGAGCGCTGCAGCTCACGGCTGTATAGTGACCATGTACTGCGTCCTCCTCACCAAGCTGCACAACTTCTGCTAATGCTGCCACCCTGGCAAGACGAAATCCCCCTCCCTCTGGCTAGATCAGCTCAGACTCCCCTCAGGGACCCTCCCTGCACCTAGGCCGCTCCCCCCTTCCTCTGTTGGGATCCGATCCTTGTTCTTCTTGTTCGCTCTTGCAATCCCGCAGCCCAGAGTTTTGCCCCCTGCATAAAAATATGTTCTCTTTCATTTGCGGATTTAATAAACAAACGTAATCATATCACATGGAGCTCCACACTGTCCTTCTGAAAGCAATTCCActgttgaaaactgaaaaatgggTGTAATTTGCGTTCAGAAAGTAATGTTAGGGTCACGGCAATTTCCCGGGccgttatttatttttactttaaagtcTTTAGGAAAGATTTGCTTATACGCTCGGAAAACTTCCAAATGCGAGAATACCAGCAATCCCGCTAGCCTTCAATGCGTGGGGTAAGGGGGGTGGGGAACAATTACTGAGTGACGCTAATATggggaaactgaaaagaaatgtcGATTGTTTTTATTGTAATAGAAGGAGTGAGCAAACAGAAAAACCAACCCCGGGTGATCGGAAACAGGCAGGCGGAGAATTAAAAGCGGATTTCAGACAGCAAcaggcccctcccctgccctcgcAAGGAGAAAGCGGGCGACGAGCTCTTTCAGCCGGTGGGGCCGATCCCACCGCCCGCAAGGCTCAGGTCCCGTCGCCGTCGGACCCTCAGAACGCCGGGACGCATTTCCGAGCTCGGGCCCGACCCAACCCACTGCCATTCTAGCTACCTCGTGGAGTCACGGAGAGACTCTTGAACCGTAAGGCTCCTTGATGAGAAGGTGGAGAGACCGCGGGGCTATTCTCCAAGCATCTTCCGGTCGCACTCTGCTCCTCTCGGTGCGCTTGCGGCTTCTCCTTGGGCTGGCGCGTCCACAGTCCCTCCAAGTCCAGGCCGCAGGTCAGTGTGTGGGCGCCTCCTGTCCTCCTCTCCCACTCCGGATCTGCCTGGGGCAGAGGACCCCTGAAGGCTGTCTCCCTCCCCAATCCCCGAGACTGTTCCTTTTAGCGGCCGCCCCCTCCCGCAGCGAAGATCCTGCAGGGCCAGCGGTCCTGGGCGGACCCTCCCTCTCCCCGGGCGCGGGGCGAGCTTCTGGCTGTCACTTGCCGCTGCAGTTTCTGGGAAACTCAGTTGGCCGCTTACCCTGCAAGACGGGGACATAGCAGCGGGCCAGAGTTCTGGAGAAGCTGGGCCTGTTTTTCTCTCTGCACCGCGCGCAATACCCCAACTCATCCTGAAAGGTCTTGCCTTTACTGCGTTTTCTCCCAGACGGCTAGAAGTCAATGAACTGTGAAAATCCCAGTCCCGGACCTCGGACTCTGTCTTGCAATCCCTGAAACTCCTCCGAGTGGACAAGAGGCGGGCACCATCGCCTGGACCTCCCTTGGGGGATCGTGTCCCCAGCAGGGGGCAAGTTGGAGGAATCAGCTCCTTAATATTTTCTGCTAGCTCTGCCTGTCATAACTGCAACTCGGAATAAAACAACCTCTCTCCCGCGCATACGCACCCCCCACTCTCGCCCTGTCCTCCCATCCGCAGTCATCACTGACCTGTAGACCCGCAGGAGCAGGCTTCCTGGAGTCGGTCCAGGTTGGGGATACAGGGAGGAGTCCCCGCGTTCCGCACAACCTGCAGTGCTTGGGTCTGGGTACAGTCTGCCGGGCTAGATTCCTGTTGCTTCTCCGCGTCTCTCTGCCGGCCGCTCTAGTGCCGGGAAGGGAGCGCCGCAGGTGACTGCCCGCGGCACTGGGACGGCTGACAGATTTATGGAGACATCACAGCATCTGACTGGGGTCCGCGAGGGCAGGGCGGAGTCCGGTCGATCCGGTGGTGCTGGGGTCtgaagcttccccagccacacGCCTGGGCCAAGCCGCACCCAGAGTCCCCGGCCCATGCTCCCCTCGGGCGGGTGTACGCTAGGATCCGGCCAGCGCGGAGTGTACTGGTTCCTCCCACCCGGTGCAGCCCCCCTCCTTCACACTCTCAGGCCCGGCTGGCTTCCAGTCTcccactgaataaatatttacccAGAAAGCGGGTCGCCCCTCGAAGGAGGCCTCGACGCGACTAGGAAAAGGCTTTTTGGCTTCTCCGCGGCCTGAGCCAGCTGCAGGCCTTACTGgttgtgttttggttttggtctTAAATTTCTCCTTTTAGTCGAAATTTTTCCCATCTCTTTGTGATCTTCTGGGTCCAGAGTGAGCAGTAACCAAGGGGCACTGACTCCAGCTGACCCTTGTTCTTTCTCTAAGTCCTGCATCCTTACGTTCATCGGGACTGACCAGACCTTAgagttctctctcttccttctcccatccctctttctctccctcagaTCCGTCGTCTCTGGGTCGGTCTCAGCGGGTCGCTGACTACCTCGCCCCAGCACTCGGCCCGCGCCCGGGGAAGGCTTCAGCCTCACCCTCTTCTGCTGGGATCCCGCTGACACTATCTGCAGCTTGGGCTTCTTTTGGTCCCAGATCGGGGGCTTCGGCTTGCCGCGGATACTTAGTGGCCCAAAGCACCTAAAATTGACTCTTCCTGCGCTCTTGAGAATGCCAAGAGCACCCAGTACCTGCAACTGCCGGCATGAGTGGGGCCTTAGGGGAGCCGCCGGCGCCACGGACAGGCCCCCTGCCCAGTGAGTTGCTACCCCTGGCGCGCCCAGGGGATCTGCAGCAGCTAAGGCCACGTGGTCACAGCCAAGTCCAGCAGGTGGAAAGGGAGAGATGGCATTGAACTTATGTGAGAACTGGGGAGATGTGTGACAGCTGAAGGAGTTGGTAGGAACAAGAGGGAGCTGTATGTTACCTCCATATAACCAGAGCTCTAAACCATGTCAGTTTCTGAACCAGTCTAGGCTGGTGCTGTAGAACTGCTAAAGCTCTCGCAAAGTCTCCAGTACCCCGCGGGACATTAGGTCTTGCCTGTTGGCATGTGAACATCCTTGTACCAGCCTAGCAGCCCTGCAGACTGCAAATTCTCCCTGGGTGCACGGAAGTAGAGCAGATTCGGCGCAGAGGTCGAAACTCACTGCGTGtctgtgaggtgggaggaggattcCCGCTTGATCAAGTTGCCGGGCAAGTTCAGTCCCTCCCGCAAGCCTAAGGCAAAGTCGTAAGCTCCCCTCCGATGCGGCAAAGCCTCAACTAATTTATCTACCAGCCTTAAGAAGGAGCTGCTGCTTCTAAAATCTTTAGATTTCCGAAAGCTTTCCTTGTGTAAAAATGCCAGGCGGTGCCACATGGTGTCATCCAACAGGTATTGGGGGTCAGACCAGGTTGAAATTGCTATCAAGTCAAACTTCAAGAagattttaaacatttgaaaccaaccaacaaaaaggAACAAGTTCAAATATGTCTAGTTGTGGGATTTTTCCCAAGATTCTAACGAATGGTGTTTTAGTTCATCTTTATCTTTCACATCCTCCATTCTGTTAGGTAGCTTTGAATTTACAGTGCATCCTAACCATAGAAGTGCGAATCTGGAGATCTGTTCCTTTGCAGAAGCATGGCTGATCATAGTTTTTTCCCGGGTTCTTGTAACTTACTGGCCTGAGATTTGGGACCAGTCAGCTTCCCTGGGTGTAGACCGGAGCCACACACATCCCTAGGGACTGCTGGGGAAGCAGCCTGAATCCTGTGTGCACAAGGAGCCTTCTGGATTGTCAAGTAGCAGTAGCAGAGTTCACGACCCCAAGTAGTACAAACTTCCAAATTCaggaaaatatttctcttcttgtttattattttgattcACATTCTCCACAACCCTAACTGCAAATATTAATAACTTTGGCTGCAAAAAGGCATACAGTACACTTTAGGTTAGACTTAGAGTGAACAAAAGTGAAAATTCAGAAGTAGGCAGAACTGCAGGGCCTCTGGGAGCTTGACGGAAGACGAGGGAATTACATCCATGTGCAGCGTCGGCGTCCACTGTCTTGGGATTAAGTCTCTTTTACATTTAAACAAAACTCTTTCGAGGGGGCTCACTGGTTTGGAGAACCCACGCAAACGCTGGCACCGAGAGCCAGGGGCCCAGGACAGTGGCTGAATGTGGCGGAGCCTTGGGCTCCATAGTGAGTGCCCCACGCACTGGCAATCGGTCGACTTGGGGCCGTGCGTTCGAGTTAGCCCCCTGTGGTTCAGTTCCCTGCACACGGCGTGGCCCCTGCCTCGAGCCTGTGTGGCTAGTGGTTAGCCGGTCCACCTGTACTGGGGGGCCACCGCAGGAAGTTGGCGGTAGGAGGAACCTCCCTGACCTTAACAGTGGCCCCCACCTGTTGCTTGGGCTCCCCGCAACGTCCTGGTTTCTCTGGCCGGCCTACCTTCTCACACCTGCGCTCTCGCCGCCTGGCATGGACTGAAGTGAGGTAGAATCGGCAGGTGACACTGATCATCTCCTGACAGTCCCCAGAGGCCCGCATGACAGATTTTGCTAAGACAACTCCCTCACCCCTGTGCACGGTGGCGCCGCCTCCCACCTATAGTCTTAACTTCATTTCTGAGACGTCCATCGTTCCCTAGAGGAGGTCTCCTAGGGCCCCTTCTCCCTTCGAGTCATTCATATTCAGACCAAAcgctttcatttgtttattcagcaTTTTACCAGCCTGATTTTGCTGTCTTTTTGTGCCTCTTCTGGGAAGATGTCAAACAcccattttcattgtatttagtCACCCAGGTGGGGAGCCAGCCTGAAAGAGACAGCGGAAGGAGTTTCCTGGACTGCGCTGTAGCTCACCGACCCGCACCAATCACCACGCAGCTTGCCCTCGGCCCCGCCCCTTTTAGGGCGTGTCCCCAGTGAGTGAGAGACTGAGCCGCCCGGCCCCGTTCAGCCCAGCCCACGTTGCTGCTTAGATTGAAATGCAGAACTCAAGTCTCTTTCATCGGGGCACAGACttccttttacttcttccttttgcaCTCtcgcctcctcctcctgggaagAATCGGAGGCGCCGGCGGTCCGCCCGGGTAGCAACAGGCCGGGCCACTGAGGCGGTGCGGAAAGTTTCTGTCTGGGAGTGCAGAACTGGGGCCGGGTTGGTGTACTGCTCGGAGCAATGGGTGAGTGGCGGCGGGGGACTCTGTCAGAGccgggaagggagggagggagcgagcgggcgagggagggagggagggagggagtgcgAGGGCGCGCGCCACTAAGCGCTCACATTCTCTATTGACTTTGCTCGTGTTCCTACAAGTTGTAGGAACACGCTAAGGGTCAGCGGCGCACAGCAGTTCAACGTGAACGCTGGCTACTGGGTGGCTGTTGATGCCATTTTCTGATTTTAAGAGAAGGGAGCTGTGGCATCAGCGCCCCGCAGCCCCAGTAGCAAACCAAGTTTTGTttcacacgcgcgcacacacgcaaacaaaacaggaaaacaaaacaaaacaaaacaaacaaacaacaacaacacacccTCTAGCTTCCCCTAGACTTTGTTTAACTGCCCGGGTCTCCAGAAGGAACGCTGGGGATGGGATTGGTGGAGAGAGGGAGCGGCTCAAGGACTTTAGTAAGGAGCAGGCGAGAAGGAGCGCGTTCAGGCGTCAAGACCGATTTCACCTCCTGCTTCGGGAGACTTTGAAGGCTCGGAGAGGCCCTGCGTCTCACCACTTTACTTGGTTGTAGGGGCCTCCGGCACGGCAGGAATGAGAGAGGGGGTCCGATTGGACCTTGACCGTTTCGGGCCGTTCGGCTATGTTCCGGGACCGTATGGTTTGGGGACAGTCCCAGTCGTTAGTACGGGACGGGCGCGTTCGCCCAGTCCCCGGACGCGCAGGGAGGCCCAGTGGCAGGCGGCTGTCCCAAGCAGCGGGTGCGCGTCCCTGCGCGCTGTGTGTTCGTTTTGCAGAGCCAGCCTTCGGGGAGGTGAACCAGCTGGGAGGAGTGTTCGTGAACGGGAGGCCGCTGCCCAACGCCATCCGGCTTCGCATCGTGGAACTGGCCCAACTGGGCATCCGACCGTGTGACATCAGCCGGCAGCTACGGGTCTCGCACGGCTGCGTCAGCAAGATCCTGGCGCGATACAACGAGACGGGCTCGATCTTGCCAGGAGCCATCGGGGGCAGCAAGCCCCGGGTCACTACCCCCACCGTGGTGAAACACATCCGGACCTACAAGCAGAGGGACCCCGGCATCTTCGCCTGGGAGATCCGGGACCGCCTGCTGGCGGACGGCGTGTGCGACAAGTACAACGTGCCCTCCGTGAGCTCCATCAGCCGTATTCTGCGCAACAAGATCGGCAACTTGGCCCAGCAGGGTCATTACGACTCATACAAGCAGCACCAGCCGACGCCGCAGCCAGCGCTGCCCTACAACCACATCTACTCGTACCCCAGCCCTATCACGGCGGCGGCCGCCAAGGTGCCCACGCCACCCGGGGTGCCTGCCATCCCTGGTTCGGTGGCCATGCCGCGCACCTGGCCCTCCTCGCACTCCGTCACAGACATCCTGGGCATCCGCTCCATCACCGACCAAGGTAGGGGCTCAGAGGCTGGGCATGTGAATGTGCAGCGTCTGCTTCCGCACTCCAGCGGAGGTACCAGTTTCTGCGGCCTCCGGGACCCTGTCTTTCCCACCATCTAACGCTTTTTCCTTTGGAAAAGTAAGGAGTCTTCCTAGGGGGTGTCCTGATCTCATTAACTTGAAACTCATGCCCCTGGTTTCCTTGCCACAcacagtctcctgcctcaactcaAACTATCAGACCCATAACATCCCCCCATCCCCAACACATGGTTCGCATTTTCCACCCTCCCCCGCCTCTCGCCGAGGCAGCCTCAGCCCGGCTTGCTCACTTGGAGAGCACGGCTGGGGCTGGACTTGGGGCGCAGCCCGGGAGGCCCGAGCCTGCTTGGGGCTGCCGGCTGCAGACGCCGCTGCGGGCAGAGCAGCTTGCTTGGGGATCACTACGGCCGGGAGCAGTCCAGCACGCGGTGGAAATTGAAGTATTCTTCTCCGATTCTGGATTCTGGTAATCAGGCCAAATTTGCTCAGGCAGGAAGTTCAAATGTCACCTAATTGGTTTCGTTCTTATGCTTCACTTCATTTTCCTCGGAAATGGAGGTCCCGAAGTTACTACTAGTAACTTGCATGTAACTCATTCCCAGATGAAGTCATattcacattctctctctctctctctctctctctctctctctctctctctctctcatcattcACTTTCTAACTTAACAGACTTCACTGTGTATATCTTAGGAAGGGAAGTGGCTTCAGCAACTGCAGTGATGGAGATAAAATGCAGGCAATTCCATGCTGTCCTTTTactgttcttttcagttttccctGAGCCTGCCACTTTCCTTTGGGGTCCCCGGGTCCCCGAGAATGCAAGTGGATATCTATCTAGTTCCTGCATGCTTTCAGCAGTGCCACCCCActgttcctttcctttctcacccCTGACCTTGCCTAGTCCTAAGCGTCCTTTCTGCGTTGTCAGAAGGATTCCCCGAGCCCTCCTGCCCAGTCCGGCTTCCGCAGGAGAcctaagtttgttttcttttactgagttttttttttttttttttttttttttttttttttttttttttttttaaggcgttAACTTTTTTCTTGGTAGGGAGAAAAGAAAGTCTAAATGACCTAGATGCAGAATTTAAATAATGCGTAGATAGTCCACTTTCTTAATTTCTCAGCCTGAAGTTTTAAAAGTGTGGAGGAAAAATTAAATAGGAAAGGGGGAAATAGTTTATTTAATTACTTCCTGCCTTTCTTGGTTGCCACCACATTGGCACAATTATCTTTTTAAGTAACTAAAGCAGGGTCTGATTT
Proteins encoded in this region:
- the PAX9 gene encoding paired box protein Pax-9, with the protein product MEPAFGEVNQLGGVFVNGRPLPNAIRLRIVELAQLGIRPCDISRQLRVSHGCVSKILARYNETGSILPGAIGGSKPRVTTPTVVKHIRTYKQRDPGIFAWEIRDRLLADGVCDKYNVPSVSSISRILRNKIGNLAQQGHYDSYKQHQPTPQPALPYNHIYSYPSPITAAAAKVPTPPGVPAIPGSVAMPRTWPSSHSVTDILGIRSITDQVSDSSPYHSPKVEEWSSLGRNNFPATAPHAVNGLEKGVLEQEAKYGQAPNGLPAVGSFVSASSMAPYPTPAQVSPYMTYSAAPSGYVAGHGWQHAGSTPLSPHNCDIPASLAFKGMQAAREGSHSVTASAL